One Clupea harengus chromosome 3, Ch_v2.0.2, whole genome shotgun sequence DNA window includes the following coding sequences:
- the aagab gene encoding alpha- and gamma-adaptin-binding protein p34 isoform X2: MSSDEDTTMDPEPCILISSCDPGFKEEELIKQILGTSTLPEPSKQENTVIWYPWTISNKYYTAGVSLCVVPIVNRKLHHTHNANSFWSPGILQKDGLSSVSSWLPIVEDLAPEVLILACDHVCDDGVGRQEAQQWCLAHAFELVELSPQDLPDEDDDFPESTGVKRIVQALNANVWASAEMKDGDHNQGFGLMSSLVAARHNNPRPSQDTQSSGSPIEIAEESPAEQRTVRTEGDGAPQGANIMDPMTDMDIQELATLTAGDADVENFERLFTKLKEMKDRTDKASSLPHEQRKVHAEKVAKAFWMAIGGDQDEIDGLSSGEES; this comes from the exons atgtcatctgATGAAGATACGACAATGGATCCCGAGCCTTGCATTCTTATATCCAGCTGTGATCCTGGATTTAAGGAAGAAGAACTTATTAAAC AGATTCTTGGCACATCAACACTTCCTGAGCCCTCTAAGCAGGAAAACACAGTGATTTGGTACCCCTGGACCATCAGTAATAAGTACTACACAGCCGGTGTGAGCCTGTGCGTAGTGCCAA TTGTCAACAGGAAATTACATCACACCCATAACGCTAACTCTTTCTGGTCTCCTGGGATATTGCAGAAGGATGGTCTGAGCAGTGTGTCTTCTTGGTTACCTATAGTTGAGGACCTGGCTCCAGAGGTGCTCATCTTGGCTTGTGACCATGTCTGTGATGATG gaGTTGGCAGACAGGAGGCCCAGCAGTGGTGTCTAGCCCATGCGTTTGAGCTGGTGGAGCTCAGTCCTCAGGACCTTCCCGATGAAGATG ACGACTTCCCCGAGTCGACGGGGGTGAAAAGGATCGTGCAGGCGCTCAACGCCAACGTGTGGGCCAGCGCTGAGATGAAGGACggag ATCACAATCAGGGCTTCGGTCTGATGAGCAGCCTGGTGGCTGCCAGACATAACAACCCCCGCCCCAGCCAGGAtacacag TCGTCAGGCTCCCCTATAGAGATTGCAGAGGAGAgcccagcagagcagaggacagtCAGGACTGAGGGTGACGGCGCCCCGCAGGGGGCAAACATCATGG atCCGATGACCGACATGGACATCCAGGAGCTGGCCACCCTCACAGCAGGGGACGCCGACGTGGAGAACTTTGAGCGTCTCTTCACCAAACTCAAAGAGATGAAAG aTCGGACAGATAAAGCATCCTCACTACCGCACGAGCAGAGGAAAGTCCACGCAGAAAAG GTGGCCAAAGCGTTCTGGATGGCGATTGGTGGAGACCAGGACGAGATTGACGGCCTGTCCTCGGGAGAAGAGAGCTAA
- the aagab gene encoding alpha- and gamma-adaptin-binding protein p34 isoform X3 — protein MSSDEDTTMDPEPCILISSCDPGFKEEELIKQILGTSTLPEPSKQENTVIWYPWTISNKYYTAGVSLCVVPSTFQMCSEVAQSMQAFIVYFNSTVKDGLSSVSSWLPIVEDLAPEVLILACDHVCDDGVGRQEAQQWCLAHAFELVELSPQDLPDEDDDFPESTGVKRIVQALNANVWASAEMKDGDHNQGFGLMSSLVAARHNNPRPSQDTQSSGSPIEIAEESPAEQRTVRTEGDGAPQGANIMDPMTDMDIQELATLTAGDADVENFERLFTKLKEMKDKASSLPHEQRKVHAEKVAKAFWMAIGGDQDEIDGLSSGEES, from the exons atgtcatctgATGAAGATACGACAATGGATCCCGAGCCTTGCATTCTTATATCCAGCTGTGATCCTGGATTTAAGGAAGAAGAACTTATTAAAC AGATTCTTGGCACATCAACACTTCCTGAGCCCTCTAAGCAGGAAAACACAGTGATTTGGTACCCCTGGACCATCAGTAATAAGTACTACACAGCCGGTGTGAGCCTGTGCGTAGTGCCAAGTACGTTTCAGATGTGCTCAGAAGTTGCCCAGTCTATGCAGGCTTTCATTGTGTACTTCAACAGCACCGTA AAGGATGGTCTGAGCAGTGTGTCTTCTTGGTTACCTATAGTTGAGGACCTGGCTCCAGAGGTGCTCATCTTGGCTTGTGACCATGTCTGTGATGATG gaGTTGGCAGACAGGAGGCCCAGCAGTGGTGTCTAGCCCATGCGTTTGAGCTGGTGGAGCTCAGTCCTCAGGACCTTCCCGATGAAGATG ACGACTTCCCCGAGTCGACGGGGGTGAAAAGGATCGTGCAGGCGCTCAACGCCAACGTGTGGGCCAGCGCTGAGATGAAGGACggag ATCACAATCAGGGCTTCGGTCTGATGAGCAGCCTGGTGGCTGCCAGACATAACAACCCCCGCCCCAGCCAGGAtacacag TCGTCAGGCTCCCCTATAGAGATTGCAGAGGAGAgcccagcagagcagaggacagtCAGGACTGAGGGTGACGGCGCCCCGCAGGGGGCAAACATCATGG atCCGATGACCGACATGGACATCCAGGAGCTGGCCACCCTCACAGCAGGGGACGCCGACGTGGAGAACTTTGAGCGTCTCTTCACCAAACTCAAAGAGATGAAAG ATAAAGCATCCTCACTACCGCACGAGCAGAGGAAAGTCCACGCAGAAAAG GTGGCCAAAGCGTTCTGGATGGCGATTGGTGGAGACCAGGACGAGATTGACGGCCTGTCCTCGGGAGAAGAGAGCTAA
- the aagab gene encoding alpha- and gamma-adaptin-binding protein p34 isoform X1: protein MSSDEDTTMDPEPCILISSCDPGFKEEELIKQILGTSTLPEPSKQENTVIWYPWTISNKYYTAGVSLCVVPSTFQMCSEVAQSMQAFIVYFNSTVKDGLSSVSSWLPIVEDLAPEVLILACDHVCDDGVGRQEAQQWCLAHAFELVELSPQDLPDEDDDFPESTGVKRIVQALNANVWASAEMKDGDHNQGFGLMSSLVAARHNNPRPSQDTQSSGSPIEIAEESPAEQRTVRTEGDGAPQGANIMDPMTDMDIQELATLTAGDADVENFERLFTKLKEMKDRTDKASSLPHEQRKVHAEKVAKAFWMAIGGDQDEIDGLSSGEES, encoded by the exons atgtcatctgATGAAGATACGACAATGGATCCCGAGCCTTGCATTCTTATATCCAGCTGTGATCCTGGATTTAAGGAAGAAGAACTTATTAAAC AGATTCTTGGCACATCAACACTTCCTGAGCCCTCTAAGCAGGAAAACACAGTGATTTGGTACCCCTGGACCATCAGTAATAAGTACTACACAGCCGGTGTGAGCCTGTGCGTAGTGCCAAGTACGTTTCAGATGTGCTCAGAAGTTGCCCAGTCTATGCAGGCTTTCATTGTGTACTTCAACAGCACCGTA AAGGATGGTCTGAGCAGTGTGTCTTCTTGGTTACCTATAGTTGAGGACCTGGCTCCAGAGGTGCTCATCTTGGCTTGTGACCATGTCTGTGATGATG gaGTTGGCAGACAGGAGGCCCAGCAGTGGTGTCTAGCCCATGCGTTTGAGCTGGTGGAGCTCAGTCCTCAGGACCTTCCCGATGAAGATG ACGACTTCCCCGAGTCGACGGGGGTGAAAAGGATCGTGCAGGCGCTCAACGCCAACGTGTGGGCCAGCGCTGAGATGAAGGACggag ATCACAATCAGGGCTTCGGTCTGATGAGCAGCCTGGTGGCTGCCAGACATAACAACCCCCGCCCCAGCCAGGAtacacag TCGTCAGGCTCCCCTATAGAGATTGCAGAGGAGAgcccagcagagcagaggacagtCAGGACTGAGGGTGACGGCGCCCCGCAGGGGGCAAACATCATGG atCCGATGACCGACATGGACATCCAGGAGCTGGCCACCCTCACAGCAGGGGACGCCGACGTGGAGAACTTTGAGCGTCTCTTCACCAAACTCAAAGAGATGAAAG aTCGGACAGATAAAGCATCCTCACTACCGCACGAGCAGAGGAAAGTCCACGCAGAAAAG GTGGCCAAAGCGTTCTGGATGGCGATTGGTGGAGACCAGGACGAGATTGACGGCCTGTCCTCGGGAGAAGAGAGCTAA